A region from the Wansuia hejianensis genome encodes:
- the cas8c gene encoding type I-C CRISPR-associated protein Cas8c/Csd1 → MSWADELCELYEKNKHHAGVMEYKPVNTKKGVEMIPYVLLPPFHTTVTAQITVTIDEHGNFLQAEPVDNGDKLTIIPVTEKSGSRTASKEPHPFCDNLKYVAGDYVKYSDEDSTGDAAYYELYIQALEKWHTSLYTHKKVDALYLYLEKGCLIRDLAAAHVLKLDENGKLSKNEKIQNIPQSKAFVRFRIMETFSDVTSVAAGQYRSECWVDQTLQNSFIEYYRSLADSKGICYLSGHEEQISYLHSKKIRNEGDGAKLISCNDSENFTYRGHFSTKEQAFAIGNETSQKVHNALKWIIRKQGYSHDTLTIVTWETNLLPMPQWDKDTDEICSDYDGFEEEDDEAVTNARAAQKFYQALDGYGRKLEGMSRMILMAFDAATTGRLALVEYKALESTRYLENIKFWHTECQWVHHKRYKKAGPDFWGMVGIRDIADILYGTESNGMLTILDRSSKRMYANISKQLLPCIWDRSNVPPYLMNLAVSKASSPVSYKESYNWERVLTLACSLIKKHRHEKNHEEVWTVALDKDCRDRNYLYGRLLAVADRVEYRTFDPEKDDSRTTNARRYMTAFSQRPYETWKVIEENLPPYYNKLKRSERLHYQRLMDEICQLFDVKSFSDNSRLDPLYLLGFHSQSHELKEYKNTKSEED, encoded by the coding sequence TTGAGCTGGGCGGATGAACTCTGTGAATTATATGAAAAAAACAAACATCATGCAGGCGTTATGGAATATAAACCTGTCAATACAAAAAAAGGTGTGGAAATGATACCATACGTATTGCTTCCGCCTTTTCATACCACTGTTACAGCTCAGATCACAGTCACCATAGACGAACATGGAAATTTCCTTCAAGCGGAGCCGGTGGACAACGGTGATAAGCTGACGATCATTCCCGTGACGGAGAAATCAGGCAGCCGGACCGCCAGCAAAGAGCCGCATCCCTTTTGTGACAATTTAAAGTATGTGGCAGGAGATTATGTGAAATATTCCGATGAGGACAGCACAGGAGATGCCGCATATTATGAGTTGTATATTCAGGCATTGGAAAAGTGGCATACCTCCTTGTATACTCATAAAAAAGTAGATGCTTTATATCTATATCTGGAAAAGGGATGCCTGATCCGGGATCTCGCGGCCGCTCATGTTTTAAAATTAGATGAGAACGGTAAATTGTCAAAGAATGAGAAGATACAAAATATTCCACAGAGTAAAGCTTTTGTACGCTTTCGTATTATGGAAACCTTTTCGGATGTGACGTCTGTTGCCGCAGGTCAATACAGAAGTGAGTGCTGGGTGGACCAGACTCTTCAAAATAGTTTTATAGAATACTATAGATCTCTGGCAGACAGTAAAGGGATCTGCTATCTTTCGGGCCATGAGGAGCAGATTTCCTATCTCCATTCTAAAAAGATCAGGAATGAAGGGGATGGGGCAAAGCTTATTTCCTGCAATGATTCTGAAAACTTTACGTATCGGGGACATTTTTCAACAAAAGAGCAGGCCTTTGCGATAGGTAATGAGACCTCGCAGAAGGTACACAATGCGTTGAAATGGATTATCAGAAAGCAGGGGTACAGCCATGATACGCTGACCATTGTGACCTGGGAGACGAACCTTTTGCCTATGCCCCAATGGGACAAGGATACCGATGAAATCTGCAGTGATTATGACGGGTTTGAGGAAGAAGATGACGAGGCAGTAACGAATGCTCGCGCAGCACAAAAATTTTATCAGGCGCTGGATGGTTACGGAAGAAAGCTGGAAGGGATGTCGAGGATGATCCTGATGGCATTCGACGCTGCCACAACGGGCCGCCTTGCCCTGGTGGAGTACAAAGCCCTGGAATCAACAAGATATTTAGAGAACATAAAATTCTGGCACACAGAATGTCAATGGGTGCATCACAAAAGATATAAAAAGGCCGGGCCTGATTTTTGGGGGATGGTGGGTATACGGGATATTGCAGATATCCTCTATGGCACAGAAAGTAATGGGATGCTCACAATTCTGGATAGAAGCAGTAAACGGATGTATGCGAATATCAGTAAACAGCTTCTGCCCTGTATTTGGGACCGCAGTAATGTGCCTCCCTATTTAATGAACCTGGCAGTATCTAAGGCGTCTTCGCCAGTTTCCTATAAAGAGAGCTATAATTGGGAGAGAGTTTTGACATTGGCATGCTCTTTAATAAAAAAACACAGACATGAGAAAAATCACGAGGAGGTATGGACTGTGGCACTAGATAAGGATTGTAGAGACAGAAACTATCTGTATGGAAGGCTGCTGGCAGTAGCGGACAGGGTTGAGTACCGGACCTTTGACCCTGAAAAAGACGATTCGCGTACGACAAATGCAAGGCGCTATATGACTGCATTTTCACAGCGGCCTTATGAAACTTGGAAGGTGATTGAGGAGAACCTCCCGCCCTATTATAATAAACTGAAAAGATCGGAGAGACTTCATTATCAGCGGTTAATGGATGAAATATGTCAATTATTTGATGTGAAGAGCTTTAGTGACAACAGCCGGCTGGATCCTTTATATTTATTGGGATTTCATAGTCAGTCACATGAATTAAAGGAGTATAAAAATACGAAATCAGAGGAGGACTAA
- the carB gene encoding carbamoyl-phosphate synthase large subunit, giving the protein MPKNPDIKKVLVIGSGPIVIGQAAEFDYAGTQACRSLKEEGLEVVLLNSNPATIMTDKDIADRVYIEPLTVEVVEQLILKEKPDSVLPTLGGQAGLNLAMELEERGFLKEHNVRLIGTTSQTIRKAEDRQEFKDTMEKIGEPVAASRVVTNVEDGIAFTNTIGYPVVLRPAYTLGGSGGGIANNEEELTEILSNGLRLSRVGEVLVERCIAGWKEIEYEVMRDGAGNCITVCNMENIDPVGVHTGDSIVVAPSQTLGDKEYQMLRTSALNIISELGITGGCNVQYALHPKSFEYCVIEVNPRVSRSSALASKATGYPIAKVAAKIALGYTLDEIPNAITKKTYASFEPMLDYCVVKIPRLPFDKFISAKRTLTTQMKATGEVMSICNNFEGALMKAIRSLEQHVDSLLSYDFTGLSEEQLTEEMAVVDDMRIWRIAEAVRRGISYEKIHDITQIDDWFIDKIAILVEMEQALKSEALTEDLLREAKRMEFPDYLIGKLAGKTEEDIKALRKGYGITAAYKMVDTCAAEFAATTPYYYSVYGGENEAAVTTGRKKVLVLGSGPIRIGQGIEFDFCSVHCTWAFSREGYETIIINNNPETVSTDFDIADKLYFEPLTPEDVENVVNIEHPDGAVVQFGGQTAIKLTEALIRMGVKILGTSAENVDAAEDRELFDQILQKCGIPRAAGHTVFTAEEAKQAAHELGYPVLVRPSYVLGGQGMQIAINDEDIEKYIGVINRYTQDHPILVDKYLEGKEIEVDAVCDGEDILIPGIMEHIERAGIHSGDSISVYPAQSISEKAKALIVEYTRRLASSLHVLGMINIQFIVYKEDVYVIEVNPRSSRTVPYISKVTGIPIVPLATKVILGHKIKDLGYEPGLQREADYIAIKMPVFSFEKIRGADISLGPEMKSTGECLGIARTFNEALYKAFLGAGINLPKHKNMIITVRDSEQQNIIPIAQRFEKLGYRIYATRSTAKVLQENGIKAIRTNKIEQASPNLMDLILGHKIDLVIDIPEQGIEHAKDGFVIRRNAIETGVNVLTAMDTAAALVTSLENTNIKRLELIDIATVDRR; this is encoded by the coding sequence ATGCCTAAGAATCCGGATATTAAAAAAGTTTTAGTCATCGGTTCTGGACCGATCGTCATCGGACAGGCTGCAGAATTTGACTATGCAGGGACACAGGCCTGCCGTTCTCTGAAGGAGGAAGGCCTTGAGGTTGTCCTGCTGAATTCCAACCCGGCCACCATCATGACCGATAAAGATATTGCAGACCGGGTATATATCGAGCCTCTGACAGTCGAAGTGGTAGAGCAGCTGATCCTCAAGGAAAAGCCCGACAGCGTTCTGCCCACCCTGGGCGGGCAGGCAGGCCTGAATCTGGCCATGGAGCTGGAGGAGAGAGGATTTCTGAAAGAGCACAATGTGCGGCTGATCGGCACGACCTCCCAGACCATCCGGAAAGCGGAGGACCGCCAGGAATTCAAGGATACGATGGAGAAGATCGGAGAGCCGGTGGCGGCGTCGAGGGTAGTCACCAACGTGGAAGACGGAATCGCATTTACCAATACGATCGGCTATCCGGTCGTGCTCCGTCCGGCCTATACGCTGGGCGGCAGCGGCGGAGGCATCGCCAATAATGAAGAAGAGCTGACAGAGATCCTGTCCAACGGCCTGCGGCTGTCACGGGTAGGTGAGGTCCTGGTAGAGCGGTGCATTGCCGGCTGGAAAGAGATTGAATATGAAGTGATGCGCGACGGCGCCGGCAACTGTATCACCGTCTGTAATATGGAAAATATTGACCCGGTGGGCGTGCACACCGGCGATTCAATTGTAGTGGCGCCCTCTCAGACACTGGGGGACAAGGAATACCAGATGCTGCGTACTTCTGCTTTGAATATCATCAGCGAGCTGGGAATCACCGGCGGCTGCAACGTGCAGTACGCCCTCCATCCGAAGAGCTTTGAATACTGTGTCATCGAGGTAAATCCCCGCGTAAGCCGGTCCTCTGCGCTGGCTTCCAAAGCGACAGGCTATCCCATCGCCAAGGTGGCGGCCAAGATCGCCCTGGGCTACACTCTGGATGAGATTCCCAACGCCATCACGAAGAAGACTTATGCCAGCTTTGAGCCCATGCTGGACTACTGCGTGGTGAAAATACCGCGGTTGCCCTTCGACAAGTTCATCAGCGCGAAGCGGACGCTGACCACGCAGATGAAAGCCACCGGAGAGGTGATGAGCATCTGCAATAATTTTGAAGGCGCCCTCATGAAAGCGATCCGTTCCCTGGAACAGCATGTGGATTCGCTGTTGTCCTATGATTTCACAGGCCTTTCTGAAGAACAGCTGACGGAGGAAATGGCGGTTGTAGACGATATGAGGATCTGGAGGATTGCCGAGGCTGTCCGCCGCGGGATCTCCTATGAGAAGATTCATGATATCACACAGATAGATGACTGGTTCATTGATAAAATTGCGATACTGGTAGAGATGGAACAAGCGCTGAAGAGCGAAGCCCTGACGGAAGACCTGCTGCGGGAAGCCAAGCGGATGGAATTCCCCGATTATCTGATTGGGAAGCTGGCCGGAAAGACGGAGGAGGACATCAAGGCGCTGAGAAAAGGATATGGGATCACGGCTGCCTACAAGATGGTTGATACCTGCGCGGCAGAGTTCGCGGCGACGACGCCCTATTACTATTCGGTATACGGCGGAGAGAATGAGGCCGCCGTGACCACCGGAAGGAAAAAAGTCCTGGTACTTGGTTCCGGACCCATACGGATCGGGCAGGGCATTGAATTTGATTTCTGCTCAGTACACTGTACCTGGGCATTTTCCAGGGAAGGCTATGAGACCATCATCATCAACAACAATCCGGAAACCGTGAGCACAGACTTTGATATCGCGGATAAGCTGTATTTTGAACCGCTGACGCCGGAGGATGTGGAAAATGTAGTGAACATCGAACATCCAGACGGCGCTGTCGTCCAATTCGGCGGTCAGACCGCCATCAAGCTGACAGAAGCCCTGATCCGGATGGGCGTGAAGATTCTGGGAACCTCCGCTGAAAATGTAGACGCGGCAGAGGACCGTGAGCTGTTTGATCAGATTCTTCAGAAGTGCGGGATTCCGCGGGCTGCCGGCCATACGGTATTTACCGCAGAGGAAGCAAAACAGGCGGCCCATGAGCTGGGCTATCCGGTACTCGTCCGTCCCTCTTACGTGCTCGGCGGCCAAGGCATGCAGATTGCCATCAATGATGAGGATATTGAGAAATATATCGGGGTCATCAACCGCTATACCCAGGATCATCCGATCCTTGTGGACAAGTATCTGGAAGGCAAGGAAATTGAGGTGGACGCCGTCTGTGACGGCGAGGACATCCTGATTCCGGGAATCATGGAGCACATTGAGCGTGCGGGTATTCATTCCGGCGACAGTATTTCCGTCTATCCGGCCCAGAGTATCAGTGAAAAAGCCAAGGCCTTGATCGTGGAATACACCAGACGTCTGGCCAGTTCTCTGCATGTGCTGGGAATGATCAATATCCAGTTCATCGTGTATAAAGAAGACGTCTACGTGATCGAAGTGAATCCCCGTTCCTCACGGACGGTGCCGTATATCAGCAAGGTGACAGGGATACCGATTGTGCCGCTGGCCACAAAGGTGATCCTGGGCCATAAGATCAAAGATCTGGGCTATGAGCCCGGACTTCAGAGGGAAGCGGACTATATCGCCATCAAAATGCCGGTATTCTCCTTTGAGAAGATCCGCGGAGCCGATATCAGCCTGGGCCCGGAGATGAAATCCACGGGAGAATGCCTGGGAATTGCCCGCACCTTCAATGAAGCTCTGTACAAGGCGTTCCTGGGAGCCGGAATTAACCTTCCGAAGCACAAGAACATGATCATAACCGTCAGGGACAGCGAACAGCAGAACATCATACCGATCGCACAGCGCTTTGAAAAGCTGGGCTACCGGATCTATGCCACCAGAAGCACTGCAAAGGTGCTGCAGGAGAACGGTATAAAAGCCATCCGGACCAATAAGATCGAACAGGCCAGTCCGAACCTGATGGACCTGATCCTTGGCCATAAAATAGACCTGGTCATCGATATTCCGGAGCAGGGCATCGAACATGCCAAAGACGGTTTTGTGATCCGGAGAAACGCAATAGAGACAGGAGTCAACGTGCTGACCGCCATGGATACCGCGGCGGCGCTGGTAACGTCATTAGAAAATACAAATATCAAGAGACTGGAGCTCATA
- the cas2 gene encoding CRISPR-associated endonuclease Cas2: MLILITYDVNTQTEAGRRRLRKVAKQCVNYGQRVQNSVFECQMDAAKCREVKAILENIIDKDVDSLRFYYIGDKYKNKVEHIGAKPGFDVKDPLIF; encoded by the coding sequence ATGCTCATTTTGATTACTTATGATGTAAACACGCAGACGGAGGCTGGCCGCCGTCGTCTGCGCAAGGTTGCAAAGCAATGCGTAAATTATGGGCAGAGAGTACAGAATTCTGTATTTGAATGCCAGATGGATGCGGCTAAGTGCAGAGAGGTAAAGGCTATTTTAGAGAATATCATAGACAAAGATGTAGATAGCCTGCGGTTCTATTATATTGGCGATAAATATAAAAATAAAGTAGAACATATCGGTGCAAAACCTGGATTTGATGTCAAAGATCCGCTGATTTTTTAG
- a CDS encoding carbamoyl phosphate synthase small subunit, whose product MKAFLILEDGHVFTGASIGSRKEIISEIVFNTSMTGYLEVLTDPSYAGQAVCMTYPLIGNYGICYEDQESLRPWPDGYIVRELSRMPSNFRSQDTIQNFLKRFDIPGIAGIDTRALTKILREKGTMNGMITTDENFDLDAVIPRLKAYKTGNVVERVTCSEPSVLRGNGYRVALMDFGVKSNIPRSLNERGCQVTIYPAQTTAEEILAAKPDGIMLSNGPGDPKECTTVIKEIRKLYEADVPVFAICLGHQLMALATGADTKKMKYGHRGGNHPVKDLATGRVYITSQNHGYMVDTDTLDPSVAVPAFVNVNDGTNEGLRYLGKNIFTVQYHPEASPGPQDSAYLFDRFIEMMGGNK is encoded by the coding sequence ATGAAGGCTTTTCTGATTTTAGAAGACGGACATGTTTTCACAGGAGCCAGCATCGGTTCCAGGAAAGAGATTATCAGTGAAATTGTCTTTAACACATCAATGACTGGATATTTGGAAGTGCTTACTGACCCCTCTTACGCCGGACAGGCTGTCTGCATGACTTACCCCCTGATAGGAAATTATGGAATCTGTTACGAAGACCAGGAGTCTCTGCGCCCGTGGCCTGACGGTTATATTGTCAGAGAGCTTTCCAGGATGCCAAGCAATTTCCGCAGCCAGGATACAATCCAGAATTTCCTGAAGCGGTTTGATATTCCCGGGATTGCGGGAATCGATACCCGGGCGCTGACTAAGATACTGAGAGAAAAGGGTACGATGAACGGGATGATCACCACGGATGAGAACTTTGATCTGGATGCGGTGATTCCCAGGCTGAAAGCATATAAGACAGGAAACGTGGTGGAGCGGGTGACCTGCTCTGAACCTTCAGTTCTCAGGGGAAATGGATACAGGGTGGCGCTGATGGATTTCGGTGTAAAGAGCAATATCCCGCGGTCCCTGAACGAAAGAGGCTGTCAGGTAACCATCTATCCTGCCCAGACGACGGCTGAGGAGATTCTCGCTGCAAAACCGGACGGTATTATGCTTTCCAATGGACCGGGAGATCCGAAAGAATGTACCACGGTTATAAAAGAAATCAGAAAACTGTATGAAGCTGACGTGCCGGTATTTGCCATCTGCCTGGGGCATCAGTTAATGGCCCTCGCCACGGGGGCGGATACGAAGAAGATGAAATACGGGCACCGGGGAGGCAACCACCCGGTAAAGGACCTTGCTACCGGCCGTGTCTACATCACCTCCCAGAACCATGGTTACATGGTAGATACTGATACGCTGGACCCGTCTGTGGCGGTCCCTGCCTTCGTCAATGTCAATGACGGGACGAATGAAGGGCTGCGGTACCTGGGCAAGAATATTTTCACTGTGCAATATCATCCGGAGGCGTCTCCGGGGCCGCAGGATTCCGCATATCTGTTTGACCGTTTTATAGAGATGATGGGAGGGAACAAATAA
- the cas1c gene encoding type I-C CRISPR-associated endonuclease Cas1c, translating into MKRLLNTLYITSNNRYLSLDGENVVILEDQKEIGRIPLHNLEGIVTFGYTGASPALMGACAQRNIDLSFLSANGRFLARVSGEVRGNVTLRKQQYRMSEDKGESIIIARNFMTGKVFNARWVLERAARDYPMRLDSEKLKAKSAILVKSLLDIRKCDNASTLLGLEGEAASVYFSVWDDLILQQKKDFFFRGRNKRPPLDKVNAMLSFAYTLLAGMCGSALEGVGLDPYVGFYHTDRPGRMSLALDLMEELRSVMADRFVLTMINKRMIKADDFISRESGAVVLTESGRKTFLSAWQAKKQEIIKHPFLDEKIEWGIVPHVQAMLLARYLRGDLDEYPPFFWK; encoded by the coding sequence GTGAAAAGATTACTGAATACGCTGTATATCACTTCGAACAATCGATACCTTTCTCTGGACGGTGAAAATGTTGTTATTCTTGAAGATCAGAAAGAGATAGGCAGAATCCCACTGCACAATTTAGAGGGAATCGTTACTTTTGGGTATACCGGCGCAAGTCCGGCATTGATGGGCGCCTGTGCCCAGAGAAACATCGATTTATCCTTCCTGTCAGCTAACGGCCGATTTTTAGCGAGAGTATCAGGTGAAGTGAGGGGGAATGTCACTCTTAGGAAACAACAATACCGTATGAGTGAGGATAAAGGTGAGAGCATCATTATTGCAAGAAATTTTATGACTGGCAAGGTATTTAATGCAAGGTGGGTATTAGAGCGTGCCGCCAGGGATTATCCGATGCGTCTTGATTCTGAAAAATTAAAGGCAAAATCCGCAATTTTGGTGAAAAGTCTTTTAGATATCAGAAAATGTGACAATGCATCCACTCTTCTGGGATTGGAAGGAGAAGCGGCGTCTGTGTATTTTTCCGTATGGGATGATCTCATATTGCAGCAAAAAAAGGATTTCTTCTTTAGGGGAAGAAATAAAAGACCACCATTAGATAAGGTTAATGCTATGTTGTCCTTTGCCTATACACTTTTGGCAGGTATGTGCGGATCCGCTCTGGAAGGAGTTGGACTAGACCCATATGTTGGATTTTATCATACGGACCGGCCGGGCAGAATGTCCCTTGCACTTGATTTAATGGAAGAATTACGCAGCGTGATGGCGGACCGTTTTGTTTTGACAATGATTAATAAACGAATGATCAAGGCGGATGATTTTATCAGCAGGGAGAGTGGAGCCGTCGTGTTGACAGAATCTGGCCGGAAAACTTTTCTGTCAGCCTGGCAGGCTAAGAAGCAAGAAATAATCAAACACCCGTTTTTAGATGAAAAAATCGAGTGGGGAATCGTACCCCATGTCCAAGCGATGCTGCTGGCGAGGTATCTGCGGGGAGATTTAGATGAATATCCGCCGTTTTTCTGGAAGTAG
- the cas4 gene encoding CRISPR-associated protein Cas4 codes for MYEEEDFLQLSGIQHFAFCRRQWALAYIELQWQENVRTIEGRLLHEHAHDADLKEKRGDLIIVRAMPIHSRELGISGECDVVEFHKCQDGINLAGREGKYYVIPVEYKCGQPKINDVDMLQVTAQAMCLEEMLCCEISFGYLYYGETRHRQKVEFTDELRQRVKDMFEEMHQYYERRHTPKVKRTKSCNACSLKDICLPVLNKNRSVSDYINEQILEEEYL; via the coding sequence TTGTATGAGGAAGAAGATTTTCTGCAGCTTTCGGGCATCCAGCATTTTGCATTCTGTCGCCGCCAATGGGCATTGGCGTATATAGAGCTTCAGTGGCAGGAAAATGTGAGAACCATAGAAGGCAGGCTTCTTCACGAACATGCCCATGACGCGGATTTAAAAGAAAAGCGTGGTGATTTAATCATTGTAAGGGCAATGCCCATTCATTCCAGAGAATTAGGAATCAGCGGTGAGTGTGATGTTGTGGAATTCCATAAATGCCAGGACGGGATCAACCTGGCCGGGCGTGAAGGGAAATATTACGTCATTCCTGTGGAATATAAGTGTGGACAGCCCAAAATAAATGATGTGGATATGCTGCAGGTTACTGCTCAGGCCATGTGTCTGGAGGAAATGCTATGCTGTGAAATCTCTTTTGGTTATCTTTATTACGGAGAAACGCGGCATCGCCAAAAGGTCGAATTCACAGATGAATTGCGCCAAAGGGTTAAGGATATGTTCGAAGAAATGCATCAGTATTACGAGCGCAGACACACTCCGAAGGTCAAACGGACGAAAAGCTGCAATGCCTGTTCTTTAAAGGATATCTGTCTACCGGTATTGAACAAAAACAGGTCGGTCTCCGATTACATAAATGAACAGATTTTAGAGGAGGAGTATCTGTGA
- the cas5c gene encoding type I-C CRISPR-associated protein Cas5c: MKVERYRNTIEFEVYGDYALFSDPVMRVGGEKTSYHIPTYEAVKGIVHSIYWKPTLIWVVDAVRVMNQIQTETKGIRPLTYNKSGNDLSYYTYLKDVCYQVRAHFEWNENRPELAGDRNEHKHHNIAKRMADRGGRRDIFLGTRECQGFVRSCSFGEGGSAYDGMEGEVAYGFMYHGTTYADEAILPEDQGKLTVRFWRPVMKPGGIIEFVRPEACADKRYIRDMSIKEFGTDNFCGLEEFTEEEAIY; the protein is encoded by the coding sequence ATGAAAGTGGAAAGGTACAGAAATACAATTGAATTTGAGGTTTATGGCGATTATGCGTTGTTTTCAGACCCTGTTATGCGGGTGGGCGGTGAAAAAACCAGCTACCATATTCCTACCTATGAGGCAGTTAAAGGAATCGTACACAGTATCTACTGGAAGCCTACCCTCATTTGGGTTGTGGATGCTGTCCGTGTTATGAACCAGATACAGACGGAGACGAAAGGAATACGTCCTTTGACCTACAATAAATCCGGCAACGATCTGTCCTATTATACATACCTGAAGGATGTGTGTTACCAAGTCAGGGCACATTTTGAATGGAATGAGAACCGTCCGGAGTTAGCCGGGGACAGGAATGAGCATAAGCATCACAACATTGCCAAGCGCATGGCAGACCGGGGCGGGCGGCGTGATATATTTCTGGGCACCAGGGAATGCCAGGGATTTGTACGGTCATGCAGCTTTGGCGAGGGCGGAAGCGCTTATGACGGTATGGAGGGGGAAGTGGCTTATGGATTTATGTACCATGGAACAACCTATGCGGATGAAGCCATATTACCTGAGGATCAGGGGAAATTGACTGTCCGGTTTTGGCGTCCTGTGATGAAACCGGGCGGAATCATTGAATTCGTAAGACCGGAAGCCTGTGCTGATAAACGTTATATTAGGGATATGAGCATAAAAGAATTCGGGACAGATAATTTTTGCGGCCTTGAGGAATTTACGGAAGAGGAGGCGATCTATTGA
- the cas7c gene encoding type I-C CRISPR-associated protein Cas7/Csd2, translating to MSDLKGKIDFTLFLSVENANPNGDPLNGNRPRVNLDGYGEISDVCIKRKIRNRFQDLGEKVFVQSDDRSDDGLTSLKDRADSSEELKAEIGQGKRANRDKCISIACREWIDVRSFGQVFAFKGEEVSFGVRGPVSVHQAVSLSPVDVISMQITKSVNSEANKESKASDTMGTKHRIGFGVYMVKGSVNVQLAEKTGFSQEDADVLKEALMTLFENDASSARPEGSIEVCRLYWWQHEEKVPQVSSGKIQRGFKFIEKEPHPKKFEDYDIQWSVEGCMEPEVLEFV from the coding sequence ATGAGTGATTTGAAAGGAAAAATTGATTTTACGCTGTTTCTGAGCGTGGAAAACGCTAACCCCAATGGCGATCCCTTAAACGGTAACCGTCCCAGAGTCAATCTGGATGGGTATGGGGAAATTTCGGATGTATGCATAAAAAGAAAAATCCGAAACCGTTTTCAGGATTTGGGTGAGAAGGTGTTTGTACAGTCTGACGACCGTTCGGACGACGGTCTTACAAGCTTAAAGGACCGTGCAGATAGCTCTGAAGAATTAAAGGCAGAAATTGGTCAAGGAAAAAGGGCAAACAGAGATAAATGTATAAGTATTGCCTGCAGAGAGTGGATTGATGTGCGCAGCTTCGGGCAGGTATTTGCTTTTAAGGGAGAAGAGGTGTCCTTTGGGGTGAGGGGACCGGTGTCGGTTCATCAGGCGGTAAGCTTGTCTCCTGTTGATGTTATCAGTATGCAGATAACCAAAAGTGTAAACAGCGAAGCAAATAAGGAAAGCAAGGCTTCCGATACGATGGGAACAAAGCACAGGATAGGCTTTGGAGTATATATGGTAAAGGGAAGTGTAAATGTACAATTGGCGGAGAAGACAGGTTTTTCCCAGGAGGACGCTGATGTTTTAAAGGAAGCGTTAATGACGCTTTTTGAAAATGATGCGTCATCTGCCAGACCGGAGGGAAGTATAGAGGTCTGCAGATTATATTGGTGGCAGCATGAAGAAAAAGTGCCGCAGGTATCTTCCGGAAAAATCCAGAGAGGATTTAAATTCATTGAGAAGGAACCGCATCCAAAAAAATTTGAGGACTATGATATCCAGTGGAGCGTGGAAGGCTGTATGGAGCCGGAGGTATTAGAGTTTGTATGA